Proteins from a genomic interval of Lacticaseibacillus pabuli:
- the rimI gene encoding ribosomal protein S18-alanine N-acetyltransferase: MLKKFREFYNRLFPEPIIYLPQTVEAKDDKYQMRVMRPDDVPTVLSLERSIYLNTPWDKYAFLSEMQKQGRTLYLVCTEEDTDAMVGYIGGFFHGEHAHITILAVAPIWQQRGIGRMMMNLMINFAKQRGCTYLTLEVAVDNAPAIALYHSLGFADGRIRKNYYTEERKDAMDMRKELDSVTAASDEKGDTDNG, encoded by the coding sequence ATGTTGAAAAAGTTTAGGGAGTTTTACAATCGGCTTTTCCCAGAGCCCATCATCTATTTACCGCAGACCGTTGAAGCCAAGGACGATAAGTATCAGATGCGCGTGATGCGTCCTGATGATGTGCCAACGGTCTTGTCTTTAGAGCGGTCTATTTACTTGAACACACCCTGGGATAAGTACGCCTTCCTATCTGAAATGCAGAAACAAGGGCGCACACTGTACCTGGTGTGTACTGAAGAAGATACCGATGCAATGGTCGGCTATATCGGCGGATTTTTTCACGGTGAACATGCTCACATCACCATCTTGGCGGTCGCACCAATCTGGCAACAGCGCGGGATTGGCCGCATGATGATGAACCTCATGATTAACTTTGCGAAGCAGCGTGGTTGCACGTACCTGACACTCGAGGTTGCCGTGGATAACGCGCCGGCAATTGCGCTTTACCACAGCCTCGGCTTTGCTGATGGCCGGATTCGTAAAAATTACTATACTGAAGAACGAAAAGACGCGATGGATATGCGGAAAGAACTTGATTCCGTGACCGCCGCTTCAGATGAAAAAGGGGATACCGATAATGGCTAA
- the tsaD gene encoding tRNA (adenosine(37)-N6)-threonylcarbamoyltransferase complex transferase subunit TsaD, with amino-acid sequence MAKDELILAFESSCDETSVAVVKNGDVILSNIIATQINSHKRFGGVVPEVASRHHVEEITMIIDDALTEAGVSYDDLDAVAVTYGPGLVGSLLVGVEAAKTLAWAHHLPLIPVNHMAGHIYAAAFVQKLEYPLLALMVSGGHTELVMLTAPGEFSIIGETRDDAAGEAYDKVGRVLGITYPAGKEIDRLAHIGKDTFHFPRAMSDSDNLDFSFSGLKSAFINTKHHADQLGETLSREDLAASFQAAVVDVLVEKTMHALAMHPVKQLVVAGGVAANQGLREALSARLAVDMPDVEMIVPPLRLCGDNGAMVGAAAHIMRAKHVFADETLNANPNLNFDRANV; translated from the coding sequence ATGGCTAAAGACGAATTGATTTTGGCATTTGAATCCAGCTGTGATGAAACTTCCGTCGCGGTTGTGAAGAACGGCGACGTGATTTTGAGTAACATTATCGCGACCCAGATCAATAGCCACAAGCGTTTTGGTGGCGTTGTGCCAGAAGTGGCCAGCCGCCATCACGTTGAAGAAATCACTATGATTATTGACGACGCCTTGACCGAAGCCGGTGTTTCATACGACGACCTCGATGCCGTTGCCGTGACGTACGGTCCCGGTCTCGTAGGGTCACTGCTGGTCGGTGTTGAAGCGGCCAAGACGCTCGCTTGGGCACACCATCTGCCACTCATTCCAGTCAACCACATGGCGGGCCACATTTACGCTGCCGCCTTTGTGCAGAAGCTAGAGTACCCACTGCTGGCCCTGATGGTGTCCGGTGGTCATACCGAACTCGTGATGCTTACGGCGCCCGGTGAATTTTCAATCATCGGTGAAACCCGTGACGATGCCGCCGGTGAAGCTTATGACAAGGTTGGCCGTGTCCTGGGGATTACTTACCCAGCCGGCAAGGAAATTGACCGCTTAGCACACATCGGTAAGGATACGTTCCATTTCCCACGTGCGATGAGCGATTCGGACAATCTTGATTTCAGTTTCAGTGGGCTCAAGTCCGCGTTCATCAACACGAAGCACCACGCGGATCAGCTGGGTGAGACGCTGAGTCGTGAAGACCTAGCAGCTAGCTTCCAGGCGGCAGTGGTTGATGTCTTGGTCGAAAAGACGATGCATGCGCTGGCAATGCACCCTGTTAAGCAGTTGGTTGTCGCCGGCGGGGTTGCCGCAAACCAAGGCTTACGTGAGGCGTTGAGTGCCCGTCTGGCCGTTGACATGCCGGATGTCGAAATGATTGTGCCACCACTGCGGCTATGCGGTGACAATGGGGCAATGGTCGGTGCCGCAGCGCACATTATGCGGGCAAAGCACGTGTTCGCGGATGAGACGCTGAACGCCAATCCAAACCTGAACTTTGACCGTGCAAATGTTTAA
- a CDS encoding DNA replication initiation control protein YabA, producing the protein MAKNDLFEQFLDISDEAEQFATRLKALKEEVTKLLEQNAELRMENQSLHERVEELTAKGSAGKQTKGMTKSKQNLQKIYEEGYHVCSKFYGQHLEPGESCAFCLDILYGDR; encoded by the coding sequence ATGGCAAAGAATGACCTTTTTGAACAGTTCCTCGACATCAGCGATGAGGCGGAGCAGTTTGCGACGCGGCTGAAGGCACTCAAAGAAGAAGTCACCAAACTCTTGGAACAAAATGCTGAACTGCGCATGGAAAATCAAAGCCTACACGAACGTGTGGAAGAACTGACGGCGAAGGGCAGTGCAGGTAAGCAAACTAAGGGCATGACCAAGTCCAAGCAGAATTTACAGAAAATCTATGAGGAAGGCTACCATGTCTGCTCGAAGTTTTACGGACAGCACTTGGAGCCTGGTGAGTCCTGCGCCTTTTGCCTCGACATTTTATATGGAGATCGCTAA
- a CDS encoding dihydrolipoyl dehydrogenase family protein — protein sequence MAYDYDTVIIGGGPGGLAAAYGLNDRQHVAIVENNLWGGTCPNFGCDPKKILYGVVEHKRLAQNFSDKGIQSVPDIDWGKMMAFKRSYTDMVPGGTKSGLKASNIDAIEGSATFSDAHTITVAGRQITADNFVIATGAFPARLDIPGKELFETSNDFLDQRVQPKQIAIVGAGYVATEIANIAVTAGVKVDLYQHNDRILRDYPEAFTKKLVAILSAKGVNFHWNTNVTRLAQADRGVELTTNQGDDVIYEHVYTAVGRPANTTDLKLCAAGVNTDRRGAIQVDEHMRSSAPNIYAVGDVVSSAMPKLTPVASFTGRYVAGAILGDDATISLPPIPHTVFAGPELGKVGVSLDDAAAQPEHFTVSTQQVGSWYTYMRLADKDAMVATVTDKKSGQLVGATVLATNAEELVNYFTEIIADQKPASMLGKHIMVYPSVASDLGYFYN from the coding sequence ATGGCTTACGATTACGATACAGTGATTATTGGCGGCGGCCCAGGGGGTCTCGCTGCAGCGTATGGATTGAACGACCGACAGCACGTGGCCATTGTCGAGAACAATCTTTGGGGCGGTACTTGCCCAAACTTTGGTTGTGATCCCAAGAAGATTCTGTACGGGGTGGTTGAACATAAGCGCCTTGCGCAAAACTTTAGCGACAAGGGGATTCAGTCGGTACCTGATATCGACTGGGGCAAGATGATGGCGTTCAAGCGTAGTTACACGGACATGGTGCCTGGTGGGACTAAGTCTGGTCTGAAGGCTAGCAACATCGATGCCATTGAAGGCAGTGCGACGTTTTCTGACGCACACACAATCACGGTGGCTGGCCGGCAGATTACTGCGGACAACTTTGTCATCGCGACTGGCGCCTTTCCCGCACGCTTGGACATCCCAGGTAAAGAATTGTTTGAGACGAGTAATGATTTCCTCGATCAGCGCGTTCAGCCCAAACAGATTGCCATCGTGGGTGCTGGCTACGTGGCGACTGAGATTGCTAACATTGCGGTGACCGCCGGCGTTAAGGTTGACTTGTATCAGCACAACGACCGGATCTTGCGTGATTATCCTGAAGCCTTCACGAAGAAACTGGTTGCGATTCTGAGTGCTAAGGGTGTGAACTTCCACTGGAATACCAACGTGACCCGCTTGGCTCAGGCTGACCGCGGCGTTGAGCTCACGACGAACCAGGGCGACGATGTCATTTACGAACACGTCTACACTGCCGTTGGTCGTCCTGCGAACACGACTGATTTGAAGCTATGTGCAGCCGGCGTCAATACCGACCGGCGCGGGGCCATTCAGGTGGATGAACATATGCGTAGCAGCGCACCAAACATCTATGCGGTTGGGGATGTGGTGTCATCTGCCATGCCAAAGCTGACACCAGTGGCCTCATTTACGGGTCGTTACGTCGCGGGTGCCATCCTTGGCGACGATGCGACAATCAGCTTGCCGCCAATTCCGCACACTGTATTCGCTGGCCCCGAGCTTGGTAAAGTCGGGGTTTCACTCGATGATGCCGCGGCGCAGCCCGAGCACTTTACGGTGTCGACGCAGCAGGTTGGCAGCTGGTACACCTACATGCGTTTAGCCGATAAGGACGCGATGGTGGCGACGGTGACGGACAAGAAGAGCGGCCAACTCGTGGGGGCAACCGTTCTAGCAACGAACGCTGAGGAGCTTGTTAACTACTTCACAGAGATCATTGCCGATCAGAAGCCGGCTAGTATGCTGGGTAAGCACATTATGGTTTACCCAAGTGTCGCGAGCGACCTAGGCTATTTCTACAACTAA
- a CDS encoding ABC transporter ATP-binding protein yields the protein MAENIIQFRHVHKGFESEDVISDLNLDIPEKGIFVLVGPSGSGKTTTLKMINRLQDVDGGVITFMGKDIKHYDLRKLRWQIGYVLQQIALFPNLTVRQNINLIPEMQHMDAAEKRERGDRLLNAVGLPPESYNQRYPRELSGGEAQRVGIVRAFIAGAQTILMDEPFSALDPLSRRQLQDLVLSLQEKLQKTIVFVTHDMQEALKLGDQIAVMHNGRIEQQGKPEDILTHPASQFVASFFVGAHETSPQNTLGELIAAGCAQAVPATKDYVPAKTQLSMVLPELSRGERVTFRLEDAYYEIDAARVLHFLFPDSVE from the coding sequence ATGGCAGAAAACATTATTCAGTTTCGTCACGTGCACAAGGGGTTCGAAAGCGAGGACGTGATTTCTGATCTCAACCTCGACATTCCTGAAAAAGGAATCTTTGTCCTTGTCGGCCCCTCTGGTAGTGGGAAGACGACCACGCTGAAGATGATTAACCGGCTCCAAGACGTTGATGGTGGTGTCATTACCTTTATGGGCAAGGACATCAAGCACTACGATTTGCGCAAACTCCGTTGGCAAATCGGTTACGTGCTCCAGCAAATTGCGCTGTTCCCAAACTTGACGGTGCGGCAAAACATCAACCTCATTCCCGAAATGCAGCACATGGATGCCGCTGAAAAACGGGAGCGCGGTGACCGGCTACTCAATGCCGTCGGGTTGCCACCCGAGTCATACAACCAGCGTTACCCACGCGAGCTCTCTGGTGGGGAAGCCCAACGTGTCGGCATCGTCCGTGCCTTCATCGCAGGGGCGCAAACGATTCTAATGGATGAACCCTTTAGTGCGCTGGATCCACTCTCACGTCGTCAACTGCAGGACCTGGTACTGAGTCTGCAGGAAAAGTTGCAAAAGACGATTGTGTTTGTCACACATGACATGCAAGAGGCGCTGAAACTCGGTGATCAAATTGCGGTGATGCACAATGGCCGAATTGAGCAACAGGGTAAACCAGAAGATATTCTGACCCATCCTGCCAGCCAATTTGTCGCCAGCTTCTTTGTTGGGGCGCACGAAACGAGTCCGCAAAACACCCTGGGCGAGTTGATTGCCGCGGGTTGCGCGCAGGCCGTTCCCGCGACAAAGGATTATGTACCAGCGAAAACCCAGTTATCGATGGTTTTGCCTGAGCTGAGTCGCGGCGAACGCGTGACTTTCCGGCTGGAAGACGCGTACTATGAAATTGATGCCGCACGCGTGTTACACTTTCTATTTCCAGATTCTGTCGAGTAA
- the rsmI gene encoding 16S rRNA (cytidine(1402)-2'-O)-methyltransferase yields the protein MQVISSFAQHDTGTLYLVPTPIGNLDDMTFRAVKTLQDVDLIAAEDTRHTAQLLNHFDIKTKQISFHEHNTQQRIPELLDFLRNGTNIAQVSDAGMPSISDPGKELVAAAIAAGIPVAPLPGANAGTTALIASGLAPQPFTFYGFLDRKKSLQDEELANLAHHPATLIFYEAPHRLLKTLTAMAKAFGEDRQVVLARELTKRYEEFTRGSLGEILAADIEPRGEYVVLVAPGPKASPEEDLAAEMPLRDRIDALIATGQKPNAAIKVAAKERGLSRQDAYAQYHELGDNE from the coding sequence ATGCAAGTTATATCTAGCTTCGCGCAACATGATACGGGCACGTTGTACTTGGTACCCACCCCGATTGGCAATTTGGATGACATGACCTTCCGCGCCGTTAAGACGCTCCAGGATGTTGACCTGATTGCTGCCGAGGACACGCGGCACACGGCGCAATTGCTCAACCACTTTGATATCAAAACGAAGCAGATTAGCTTCCATGAGCACAACACCCAGCAGCGGATCCCAGAGTTGTTGGATTTCTTGCGCAACGGTACTAATATCGCGCAAGTTAGTGATGCGGGGATGCCGTCCATCTCTGATCCTGGTAAGGAACTAGTTGCCGCAGCCATTGCAGCCGGCATTCCGGTGGCGCCACTTCCTGGGGCTAATGCGGGGACGACTGCTTTGATTGCTTCCGGGCTGGCACCACAACCGTTCACCTTTTACGGCTTTTTGGACCGCAAGAAGTCGTTGCAGGACGAAGAACTGGCCAACTTGGCACACCACCCTGCAACGCTGATTTTCTACGAAGCACCGCACCGTTTGTTGAAAACTTTGACCGCGATGGCTAAGGCGTTTGGCGAGGACCGACAAGTTGTTTTGGCTCGTGAATTGACCAAACGCTATGAGGAATTCACGCGCGGTAGTTTGGGCGAGATTTTGGCTGCTGACATTGAACCCCGCGGTGAGTATGTGGTGTTGGTTGCACCCGGTCCCAAGGCTTCGCCAGAGGAGGACTTGGCGGCTGAAATGCCACTGCGCGACCGAATTGACGCGCTGATTGCGACCGGCCAAAAGCCCAATGCCGCAATTAAAGTTGCTGCAAAAGAACGCGGGTTATCGCGTCAAGACGCTTACGCCCAATACCATGAGTTAGGAGACAACGAATAG
- the tsaB gene encoding tRNA (adenosine(37)-N6)-threonylcarbamoyltransferase complex dimerization subunit type 1 TsaB: MNVLALDTSNKAMSVAVVQDGVLLAETDLNKMRTHSAQLLPAIDNLVKLSGLTPEDLDRVAVAQGPGSYTGLRIGVTVAKTLADTMNIQLVGVSSLATLAANVRETSAMIVPVMDARRGNVFSGIYQWQNGKLINVVLDKHVSLKQLADEALALNQIATFVGATEPMKETIREIMGSQAQFADELSGLPRAARIAELAADMLPVDVASFVPKYLRLTEAEVNWQAKHPGETHTNYVEKV, from the coding sequence ATGAATGTCCTGGCGCTAGATACATCGAATAAGGCGATGAGTGTTGCTGTCGTGCAAGATGGCGTGCTCTTAGCCGAAACTGATTTAAATAAAATGCGCACGCATAGCGCACAACTGCTGCCAGCCATCGATAACCTGGTTAAACTCAGTGGTCTCACACCAGAGGACCTCGACCGCGTGGCTGTTGCCCAAGGTCCCGGTAGCTATACTGGCCTGCGCATTGGCGTGACGGTTGCCAAGACACTGGCCGACACCATGAACATTCAACTGGTCGGCGTCTCTAGCCTCGCTACTTTGGCCGCAAACGTTCGCGAAACATCCGCCATGATTGTACCCGTCATGGATGCCCGCCGCGGCAATGTGTTCAGCGGCATTTACCAGTGGCAAAATGGCAAACTGATCAATGTCGTCTTGGACAAACACGTTAGTCTCAAACAGTTGGCGGACGAAGCCTTGGCTTTGAATCAAATTGCCACTTTTGTCGGCGCTACGGAGCCGATGAAGGAGACCATTCGCGAGATCATGGGTAGCCAGGCACAGTTTGCTGACGAGCTCAGCGGCTTACCTCGCGCCGCCCGGATTGCAGAGCTAGCAGCGGACATGCTACCCGTAGACGTTGCGAGTTTCGTGCCAAAATACTTGCGCTTAACAGAAGCGGAGGTTAACTGGCAGGCCAAGCATCCAGGGGAAACACACACGAACTATGTTGAAAAAGTTTAG
- a CDS encoding SLAP domain-containing protein, which yields MKAKRLRQIASTTMAVMAVLSVGSAAGIVTNQNNHVVFASAVKPRYRKVIDRTKTYGPKQWPGSNLASGTNTIDVPYQKNYKMNWDNVVKYFYEYTNQLAALNGATPAEPDAATMAFAQQRAKAQHNGKLSHDGSGDYDENLSLDTYKYPSDQEYAYNIVMGWFDETDAVTGAHQAGHYGHRANLLFARGKTGLGYNKGYVAFDATDIADEAREDDLFNEAGVDKSTVGLPKTIFRYYHMEQLGKPKYDINFKGTAVMKHAAKMMHRNADNSFSNSKTLSKGQAYKVSRTILVDGQTYFGVGGTNYVRVGDVSLRKYGTAHVNYNRNYGIQIWTGDHKVVKNSWGSNKTLMGQTNWKVYGKATIGGKTYYNLGGNQYIDAHYVSVH from the coding sequence ATGAAAGCAAAGCGTTTGCGTCAAATTGCGTCGACAACGATGGCAGTAATGGCAGTGTTATCAGTTGGTAGTGCGGCTGGGATAGTTACCAATCAAAATAATCACGTTGTTTTCGCTAGTGCGGTTAAACCACGCTATCGGAAGGTGATTGATCGAACTAAGACATATGGCCCCAAGCAATGGCCGGGGAGTAATTTGGCAAGCGGCACCAACACCATCGATGTACCTTATCAGAAAAACTACAAGATGAACTGGGATAATGTGGTGAAGTATTTCTATGAGTATACAAATCAACTTGCTGCGTTAAATGGTGCCACACCTGCGGAACCCGACGCTGCAACAATGGCTTTTGCCCAGCAACGGGCAAAAGCTCAGCATAACGGCAAATTAAGTCATGATGGTTCCGGTGATTATGATGAGAACTTATCGTTGGACACCTACAAGTATCCTTCAGATCAAGAGTATGCTTACAATATTGTTATGGGTTGGTTTGACGAGACAGATGCAGTAACCGGTGCTCACCAAGCAGGACATTATGGTCATCGTGCAAACCTATTGTTCGCTCGTGGTAAAACTGGATTGGGTTACAACAAAGGCTATGTTGCTTTTGACGCAACTGATATTGCGGACGAAGCACGTGAGGATGATTTGTTCAATGAAGCTGGTGTCGACAAATCAACCGTTGGCCTTCCAAAAACTATCTTCCGCTATTACCACATGGAACAACTCGGTAAGCCAAAGTATGACATCAACTTTAAGGGTACTGCAGTGATGAAACATGCGGCAAAGATGATGCATCGTAACGCCGACAATTCCTTTAGCAACAGCAAGACCCTTAGCAAGGGACAAGCGTACAAGGTTTCCCGGACAATTCTTGTTGATGGTCAAACCTACTTCGGCGTTGGTGGTACAAATTACGTCCGGGTTGGGGATGTCAGTCTGCGCAAGTACGGAACAGCTCACGTGAACTACAATCGCAACTACGGTATCCAGATTTGGACCGGTGATCATAAGGTAGTTAAGAACAGCTGGGGTTCAAACAAGACCTTGATGGGTCAAACCAATTGGAAAGTCTATGGTAAGGCCACTATTGGGGGTAAAACGTACTATAACCTTGGTGGTAATCAGTATATTGATGCCCATTACGTATCCGTGCACTAA
- a CDS encoding ABC transporter permease/substrate-binding protein, with translation MNALITTLVDRRHDLVAATGQHLSIALIALLIAMVIAMPLAYFTSTRRKSATVLLQAASVLQTIPSLALLGLLIPIVGIGTVPAVIALVIYALLPIYQNTYLGLTSVDPALIEAANAFGMRRWQRLLKLELPLAAPTILGGIRTALVMIIGTATLAALIGAGGLGSFILLGIDRNDTSLIIIGAVASALLALILSGILSFLAKHHWQWTAALVALIVIGWGGSAVFASRAPETVTIAGKLGSEPSILINMYKELIQQDNPRVQVNLKDNFGKTSFLFSALKNGDVDVYPEFTGTVLETLVKVPKAEANQPRNSQQTYQLAKKLLSQQDNMTFLRPMRYENTYALAVPQKFAKDNHIRTISDLHKMTGKLKGGFTLEFIDRDDGLRGIEKRYNLNIPHSSFEPALRYAAVADNRVNVVDAYSTDSELVRYKLQVLRDDKSLFPSYRGAPLMRADWAKHHPAIVKSLNKLAGHITEEQMQHMNYEVNVQKKQPKTVARHYLQQHGLLKKGGR, from the coding sequence TTGAATGCACTTATAACCACCTTAGTTGACAGGCGTCACGATTTGGTTGCAGCGACGGGTCAACACCTAAGTATCGCTTTGATTGCGCTGTTAATCGCGATGGTGATTGCCATGCCACTCGCGTATTTCACGAGTACGCGCCGCAAATCCGCGACCGTGTTGTTACAGGCGGCCAGTGTCTTGCAGACCATTCCGTCACTGGCGCTGTTGGGATTACTTATCCCCATTGTTGGGATTGGCACCGTGCCCGCGGTCATCGCACTCGTTATTTATGCCTTGCTACCCATCTATCAAAATACCTATTTGGGGTTAACCTCAGTTGATCCGGCACTCATTGAAGCGGCGAATGCTTTTGGCATGCGCCGGTGGCAACGGCTCCTGAAGCTAGAGCTACCACTCGCCGCACCCACTATTTTAGGCGGGATTCGCACCGCCTTAGTTATGATTATCGGGACGGCCACCCTGGCTGCCTTGATTGGTGCAGGTGGTTTGGGGTCCTTTATTCTCCTCGGGATTGACCGCAACGACACGAGCCTCATTATCATCGGGGCCGTTGCGTCTGCGCTCCTCGCATTGATTTTGAGTGGCATCTTGAGCTTTCTAGCCAAGCACCACTGGCAGTGGACCGCTGCGCTAGTTGCCCTCATCGTGATTGGCTGGGGTGGTAGTGCTGTCTTTGCTTCACGCGCTCCCGAAACAGTTACGATTGCTGGCAAGCTGGGTAGTGAGCCCTCAATTCTAATTAATATGTACAAGGAATTAATTCAGCAAGATAATCCGCGCGTGCAGGTTAATCTGAAGGATAACTTCGGTAAAACGAGTTTCCTGTTCTCAGCGCTGAAGAACGGCGACGTGGATGTATACCCTGAATTCACCGGGACGGTGCTGGAGACTCTTGTCAAGGTTCCCAAGGCTGAGGCAAACCAACCGCGCAATTCGCAGCAGACTTATCAGCTTGCCAAGAAGCTGCTCAGCCAGCAGGACAACATGACCTTCTTGCGGCCGATGCGCTATGAGAACACTTATGCGCTGGCCGTGCCACAAAAATTTGCCAAGGATAATCACATCCGGACCATTTCTGATTTACACAAAATGACCGGCAAACTCAAGGGAGGGTTCACGCTTGAATTCATCGACCGGGATGACGGTTTGCGCGGAATTGAAAAGCGCTACAACCTGAACATTCCGCACAGTAGTTTCGAACCAGCACTGCGTTACGCGGCCGTCGCGGACAATCGGGTGAATGTCGTGGATGCTTATTCAACGGATAGCGAGCTAGTTCGCTACAAACTGCAGGTTTTGCGCGACGACAAGTCACTCTTCCCATCTTACCGCGGTGCACCTCTGATGCGGGCGGATTGGGCCAAGCATCATCCCGCCATTGTGAAGAGCTTGAACAAACTGGCTGGTCACATCACGGAAGAACAAATGCAACACATGAATTATGAGGTCAACGTTCAAAAGAAACAGCCAAAGACCGTTGCCCGCCATTATCTGCAACAGCACGGCTTGCTCAAGAAGGGAGGCCGATAG
- a CDS encoding folate family ECF transporter S component, with product MQVVSMSSPKLTTRNLVYLAMLMAMSLVLGRFSVGNDWIKVSPSFIAVGIMGYYFGPWLAALAGALNDQIAYFFWGSGGNFLGFTLSAAVGAMIYGLFFHKQVVSIWRVFVATALVIGVVNIGLDTLWLVMMGFKFNVIIWPRVIKNLVVLPIQGALMYTILKAVVRVRPHLNGQ from the coding sequence ATGCAAGTAGTAAGTATGTCGAGTCCGAAGTTAACGACTCGCAATTTGGTTTATCTGGCAATGCTAATGGCAATGTCACTGGTTCTAGGGCGCTTCTCGGTCGGTAACGACTGGATTAAAGTGAGCCCGTCGTTCATTGCTGTTGGCATCATGGGCTATTACTTTGGCCCCTGGCTCGCAGCACTCGCAGGTGCGTTGAATGATCAAATCGCGTATTTCTTTTGGGGCAGCGGCGGCAATTTCCTGGGATTCACGCTTTCCGCAGCAGTCGGTGCAATGATTTACGGCCTGTTTTTCCATAAGCAGGTGGTCAGCATCTGGCGCGTATTTGTTGCAACCGCATTGGTCATTGGGGTTGTGAATATCGGCCTAGATACCTTGTGGCTCGTCATGATGGGTTTCAAGTTCAACGTGATTATCTGGCCGCGTGTGATCAAGAATCTGGTTGTTCTTCCGATTCAAGGCGCACTGATGTACACGATTTTGAAAGCAGTCGTCCGCGTACGGCCGCATCTAAATGGACAATAA
- a CDS encoding acyl-[acyl-carrier-protein] thioesterase — MRFEETIQMPFFFATEDGTISLANLVNVIQQVSEEQLDEQNDGNEILAKMNVGWIIVQSHMQITKMPRAEQTVHVWTEARSYNKLLCYRDYGIDDEDGNPLVRVTSSWAMLDLDKRKLIAVVEEAVQGVGATFDSKVKRLPRVHSPKRADASRQYQVRYFDIDPNHHVNNVHYFDWMLDVLGDEFLQTHVPVTVNIKYAREVERGSLVTSKLEKNVADDGSVQTVHAIDSAGEENALAEITWRNI, encoded by the coding sequence ATGCGATTTGAAGAAACGATTCAGATGCCATTTTTCTTTGCAACTGAGGACGGGACAATCAGCCTCGCCAACCTCGTGAATGTGATTCAGCAGGTGTCTGAAGAGCAACTCGACGAGCAGAATGACGGCAACGAAATTCTGGCCAAAATGAACGTGGGGTGGATTATTGTCCAATCTCACATGCAGATCACCAAGATGCCGCGTGCCGAGCAGACCGTGCACGTTTGGACAGAGGCACGGAGTTACAACAAGCTGCTGTGCTACCGTGACTACGGGATTGACGACGAAGACGGGAACCCGCTCGTTCGCGTGACCAGCTCATGGGCGATGCTCGATCTCGACAAGCGCAAGCTTATTGCGGTGGTCGAAGAAGCCGTGCAGGGTGTCGGTGCGACCTTTGATAGCAAGGTAAAACGCCTGCCACGCGTGCATTCGCCGAAGCGTGCGGATGCAAGTCGTCAGTACCAGGTGCGTTACTTTGATATTGACCCAAACCATCACGTTAATAATGTCCACTATTTCGATTGGATGTTAGATGTGTTGGGGGATGAATTCTTGCAGACGCACGTGCCCGTCACGGTGAACATCAAGTATGCCCGTGAAGTTGAACGCGGATCGCTCGTGACATCGAAGCTAGAGAAAAATGTTGCTGACGATGGTTCGGTGCAGACTGTCCACGCCATCGATAGCGCGGGCGAGGAAAATGCGTTGGCGGAGATTACTTGGCGGAATATTTAA